From a single Lewinella sp. LCG006 genomic region:
- a CDS encoding DUF3536 domain-containing protein — translation MNKSKKYACIHGHFYQPPRENAWLEVLETQDSAAPYHDWNERINFECYAPNARARIIDDKGYINKIVNNYARISFNFGPTLLSWMEQADPDTYAAILAADRQSREYFNGHGSAIAQVYSHLIMPLANERDKYTQVAWGLRDFEKRFGRKSEGIWLAETAVDLATLEVLADFDVKFTILAPRQAKAVRAKAADEWINLDHATVDPRRPYRVALKSGRSMTVFFYDGHVSQGVAFEGLLNNGPRFAERIISTLDGNDEVQLAHIATDGESYGHHHKKGEMALADCLRYLEAHPSVTLTNYAAFLATNPPHWEAEIYDNSSWSCVHGVERWRSNCGCNSGGRPGWTQAWRAPLRETLDWLRDLLVPLYEREAGKLLADPWAARNDYIEIIMDREEKTWKAFLLKHTTRALLEDEEIQLRRLLEMQRQAILMYTSCGWFFDEISGLETNQILQYANRAIYYAKQVGDLDLHAEFVARLAEAPSNVYENGAVSYQKFVEPARVNLERVGMHFATASIFEKFPEKMTLFNYTTESEVLEKLVAGEQSLVLGRVTIRSRITRSRKHFSFAALHLGKQNIIGNLSTQMPRKDFDKMVEDTVEAFRTPDLGKVIAVMQSYIDSEKFSIWHLFRDEKRKVLKEITDRSLKAIELDFRDIYNSNYQLMTSMLNSDIPLPGAYKTAIKYVLNEDLEAFFRQEELDRRHLRHLVEEFQKWDVAVVHASEVSLLAANRLYQEQKALRPELKYYDQLRALVKIYEQIHALKLNVNLWRSQDLFYARQEVMTKGLEVANDADWQRQLSRLGEFLKVAKL, via the coding sequence ATGAATAAATCAAAAAAATACGCTTGTATTCATGGTCATTTTTACCAACCTCCGCGCGAAAATGCCTGGTTGGAAGTTTTGGAAACGCAAGATAGCGCTGCCCCGTATCACGACTGGAACGAGCGGATAAATTTTGAGTGCTATGCGCCTAATGCTCGGGCGCGAATCATTGATGACAAAGGTTATATCAATAAAATTGTTAATAACTACGCGCGGATCAGCTTCAATTTTGGTCCTACCCTTCTTTCGTGGATGGAACAAGCTGACCCCGATACTTACGCAGCAATTTTAGCAGCAGACCGGCAATCGCGCGAGTATTTTAATGGTCACGGATCGGCAATAGCCCAGGTTTATAGTCACCTTATTATGCCGCTAGCTAATGAGCGTGACAAATACACCCAAGTGGCCTGGGGTTTGCGAGATTTTGAAAAACGCTTCGGGCGTAAATCCGAAGGAATTTGGCTGGCAGAAACGGCGGTGGATCTGGCTACTCTGGAGGTATTGGCTGATTTTGATGTGAAATTTACGATTCTGGCTCCGCGCCAGGCCAAGGCAGTACGTGCCAAAGCAGCGGATGAATGGATCAACCTTGATCATGCCACTGTTGATCCCCGTAGACCTTATCGGGTAGCCCTGAAGAGTGGTCGGAGTATGACGGTCTTTTTCTACGATGGCCACGTCTCACAAGGTGTAGCTTTTGAAGGATTACTAAACAATGGCCCCCGTTTTGCGGAGCGTATCATCAGTACACTCGATGGCAATGACGAAGTACAATTGGCCCACATTGCTACCGATGGTGAAAGCTATGGGCATCACCATAAAAAAGGAGAGATGGCGCTGGCCGATTGTCTGCGCTATCTGGAAGCACACCCTTCTGTGACGCTCACCAATTACGCGGCCTTTCTTGCAACCAACCCCCCTCATTGGGAAGCTGAAATTTACGATAACTCTTCCTGGAGTTGTGTGCACGGCGTAGAGCGCTGGCGCAGCAATTGTGGCTGTAACAGTGGTGGCCGACCTGGATGGACACAAGCCTGGCGAGCTCCCTTGCGTGAGACGCTCGACTGGTTGCGCGACTTGCTGGTGCCGCTGTACGAACGGGAAGCAGGTAAGCTGTTGGCTGATCCCTGGGCTGCTCGTAATGATTATATTGAGATCATTATGGATCGTGAAGAGAAGACTTGGAAAGCCTTCTTGCTCAAACATACGACCCGTGCATTGCTCGAAGACGAAGAGATTCAACTGAGAAGGTTGTTGGAAATGCAGCGGCAGGCCATCTTGATGTATACCAGTTGTGGCTGGTTTTTTGACGAAATCAGTGGACTGGAAACCAATCAGATTTTACAGTATGCCAACCGGGCGATTTATTACGCTAAACAAGTAGGTGACCTCGATTTGCACGCAGAATTTGTTGCGCGCCTGGCAGAAGCTCCCAGTAATGTTTATGAAAATGGTGCGGTGAGTTACCAGAAATTTGTGGAACCTGCACGCGTGAACCTGGAACGGGTGGGCATGCACTTTGCTACGGCCTCGATCTTCGAAAAGTTTCCGGAGAAAATGACCTTGTTCAATTACACTACGGAAAGCGAGGTGTTGGAAAAACTGGTGGCTGGTGAGCAGAGCCTGGTTCTCGGTCGGGTAACCATTCGGTCGCGAATTACGCGCTCAAGAAAGCATTTTAGCTTTGCCGCATTGCATCTGGGCAAGCAGAATATCATCGGTAACCTCAGCACCCAGATGCCCAGGAAAGATTTTGATAAGATGGTAGAGGACACGGTAGAGGCTTTCCGGACCCCGGATTTAGGCAAGGTGATTGCGGTTATGCAGAGTTACATAGATTCTGAAAAGTTCAGTATTTGGCACCTGTTTAGGGATGAGAAAAGGAAGGTGCTAAAAGAAATTACGGACCGTAGCCTAAAAGCCATTGAGCTTGACTTTAGAGACATCTACAACAGCAACTACCAGCTGATGACCAGTATGCTCAACAGTGATATTCCGCTTCCGGGGGCTTATAAAACGGCCATAAAATACGTGCTCAATGAAGATTTAGAAGCCTTCTTCCGCCAAGAGGAGTTGGATCGTCGACACTTACGTCACCTCGTGGAGGAATTCCAGAAATGGGATGTTGCCGTCGTTCATGCTTCAGAAGTAAGCTTGTTGGCTGCCAACCGCCTGTATCAGGAGCAAAAAGCACTTCGGCCCGAGCTGAAATATTACGATCAGCTGCGGGCTTTGGTGAAAATCTACGAGCAAATTCACGCCCTCAAGTTGAATGTTAATCTTTGGCGCAGCCAGGATCTATTCTACGCCCGCCAGGAAGTAATGACCAAAGGTCTGGAGGTTGCCAACGATGCTGATTGGCAACGACAACTCAGTCGATTAGGCGAGTTTTTAAAGGTGGCGAAGTTGTAA
- a CDS encoding TolC family protein, whose product MTRLIILLSFCSFVQVMNAQETWSLETCVKHAWENNLTVQQAQLNTRNAELSQKQSQFNRLPTVNGSASAGFQFGRTIDPTTNTFNNTRIGFNSYGINAGVILFDGNRINSEVQQSHYDLQAIKLEGENTRQTVALNVSTAYLNILLSEEQLANAQTQLSLSNQQLARTARLVEVGQLAPNARLDLEAQIARNEQSIIEAQNAVDIGYLNLKQLLQLDPAADLVLEKPEANIEDQALVRTFTLEEVYRTALQAQPGVAAAQARLESSKIGEKVARSGNLPTLNLFGNLNTNYSSVARDFNNPNTDNAMLVPNDPIPVEIDGNTIDVVFFSTEGITFPNQSFTDQLNQNFGQSAGLSLSVPIYNNHRNNINRERARLNVISAELTARQVTDQLKTDVQSAITGFRAARNGYLAAQRSQNAAEAAYNDAQRRFDVGAINTFEFNNAVDNLDVARRELTRAKYQLLFNLKVVEFYMGQPL is encoded by the coding sequence ATGACCCGACTCATTATCTTACTTTCTTTCTGTAGTTTCGTGCAAGTAATGAACGCACAAGAAACATGGAGTTTAGAAACTTGCGTAAAACACGCTTGGGAAAACAACCTCACTGTTCAACAGGCTCAGCTTAACACCCGCAATGCGGAGTTAAGCCAAAAACAAAGCCAATTCAACCGTTTACCTACTGTGAACGGCTCCGCCAGTGCTGGTTTCCAATTTGGTCGTACTATTGACCCCACGACCAACACCTTTAACAATACCCGTATTGGATTCAATAGTTATGGTATCAATGCTGGTGTAATTCTTTTTGATGGCAACCGCATCAATAGCGAAGTACAGCAATCACATTACGATTTGCAAGCCATAAAACTGGAGGGAGAAAATACGCGACAGACCGTTGCTTTAAATGTCTCCACAGCTTACCTCAACATTCTTCTGAGTGAAGAGCAACTTGCCAATGCACAAACCCAACTCTCCTTGTCCAACCAGCAACTCGCCCGTACGGCGCGTTTGGTCGAAGTAGGACAATTAGCACCCAATGCACGACTGGATTTAGAGGCCCAGATAGCCCGCAACGAACAATCCATTATTGAAGCGCAAAATGCGGTCGATATTGGTTATTTAAACCTCAAGCAACTGTTACAGCTCGATCCAGCGGCGGACTTGGTTTTGGAAAAACCCGAAGCAAACATTGAAGATCAGGCACTGGTGAGAACCTTCACCCTGGAGGAAGTGTATCGCACTGCATTGCAAGCTCAACCTGGTGTTGCCGCAGCTCAGGCGCGCCTGGAAAGCAGTAAGATAGGTGAAAAGGTAGCACGCTCTGGTAACTTACCGACCCTCAATTTATTTGGCAATCTAAACACCAACTACTCTAGTGTAGCCCGCGACTTCAACAATCCGAACACCGACAACGCCATGTTGGTACCCAATGACCCCATTCCCGTAGAAATAGATGGCAACACCATTGATGTGGTCTTCTTCAGCACGGAGGGCATTACTTTCCCCAACCAAAGCTTCACAGATCAGCTGAACCAGAACTTTGGACAATCGGCCGGCTTGAGTCTGAGTGTTCCGATCTACAACAACCACCGTAACAACATCAACCGGGAACGAGCCCGCCTGAATGTGATCAGTGCCGAACTCACGGCAAGGCAAGTAACCGACCAGCTAAAAACCGACGTACAATCGGCCATCACCGGCTTCAGGGCGGCACGCAACGGCTACCTGGCAGCTCAACGCTCCCAAAACGCCGCAGAAGCCGCTTACAACGATGCTCAAAGACGCTTTGACGTTGGTGCCATAAACACCTTCGAATTCAACAATGCTGTTGACAATCTTGATGTTGCCCGCAGAGAGCTGACCCGTGCCAAATACCAACTGCTCTTCAACCTCAAAGTTGTTGAGTTCTATATGGGGCAACCTTTATAA
- a CDS encoding HlyD family secretion protein: MSTPKKNRRWLYIGLLVVAIIVVSALTFANREPEGTKVFTEETTSRNIQETVSASGKIFPQTEVKISSDVSGEIVELLVEEGDSVTAGQLLAKIDPDTYQSQVQRGVATVNSAMASQANSRSQIEASKAQVKQIEAQLQNAREIHTRNEGLYKEGVIAEADFQASLSNMKSLEANLASAQANQRSAEQAATAAGFNVKSSEATLEELRTSLRRTTIYAPVDGVVSMLNVEQGERVVGTIQMTGTEMMRIANLDAMEVRVEVSENDIPRVSVGNTVDVEVDAYVDRKFKGTVYQVASSSTTAALAENNLTSDQVTNFEVRIRIDPSSYQDLISPNKPYPFRPGMSASVDIYTRREEGAIAVPIQAVTTRERDDDDKSDDPSQDDLLEVVFLIEGDSVIMVEVETGLQDDEFIQIRKGISAGTQVVTGPYAAVARELKQGTIINLVTEEEYYESGNEKK, translated from the coding sequence ATGTCCACTCCTAAGAAGAATCGCCGCTGGCTATATATTGGCCTGCTAGTTGTTGCGATTATTGTTGTAAGCGCACTGACGTTTGCTAATCGCGAACCTGAAGGCACCAAGGTATTTACCGAAGAAACGACCTCCCGAAACATTCAGGAAACGGTCTCTGCCAGCGGTAAAATTTTCCCTCAGACGGAAGTCAAAATCAGCTCTGATGTTTCGGGAGAAATTGTAGAACTCCTGGTGGAAGAAGGCGACTCTGTTACCGCAGGGCAGTTGTTGGCAAAAATCGACCCCGATACTTACCAATCGCAAGTTCAGCGAGGGGTAGCAACGGTCAATAGCGCCATGGCTAGCCAGGCCAATTCCCGCTCTCAAATCGAAGCGTCGAAGGCACAGGTCAAGCAGATTGAAGCGCAACTGCAGAACGCCCGTGAAATCCACACCCGCAACGAAGGACTCTACAAGGAGGGAGTGATTGCTGAAGCTGACTTTCAGGCTTCGTTATCCAATATGAAATCCCTGGAGGCCAACCTCGCTTCGGCCCAGGCCAACCAGCGTTCAGCAGAACAGGCAGCAACCGCTGCTGGATTCAACGTCAAAAGTTCGGAAGCTACCCTGGAAGAATTGCGGACCAGTCTGCGCCGCACCACCATTTACGCACCAGTAGATGGCGTTGTCTCAATGCTGAATGTAGAACAGGGAGAACGCGTCGTGGGAACCATCCAAATGACGGGTACCGAAATGATGCGCATTGCCAACCTCGACGCCATGGAAGTAAGGGTAGAGGTGAGTGAAAATGACATCCCCCGGGTAAGTGTCGGCAACACCGTTGATGTAGAAGTAGATGCCTACGTAGATCGCAAGTTCAAAGGTACGGTCTACCAGGTGGCTAGCTCTTCGACGACTGCCGCCCTTGCGGAAAACAACCTGACCAGCGACCAGGTCACCAACTTTGAGGTGCGTATCCGGATTGATCCTTCCTCTTACCAGGATCTGATCTCTCCCAACAAGCCTTACCCTTTCCGTCCGGGAATGTCTGCTTCGGTAGATATCTATACCCGTCGGGAAGAAGGAGCGATTGCTGTACCTATCCAGGCCGTAACCACCCGAGAGCGAGACGACGATGATAAATCCGACGATCCTTCTCAGGATGATTTGCTTGAGGTCGTCTTTTTAATTGAGGGAGATTCCGTTATTATGGTAGAAGTAGAAACGGGCTTGCAAGATGATGAATTCATCCAAATCCGGAAAGGCATTTCGGCAGGTACGCAGGTGGTTACCGGACCATACGCCGCAGTTGCGCGAGAGCTGAAACAGGGGACCATTATTAACCTGGTGACGGAGGAGGAGTATTATGAGAGTGGGAATGAGAAGAAATAA
- the mltG gene encoding endolytic transglycosylase MltG has protein sequence MKFAHLLLVLFLFAALAAGGVAYWLYNALHTPVTHNSAEEYITIEQGSASSSIIEVLGYYGVIQEPTATKIYLKFFKPDAKLEAGDYLFPSPISPLDALDLLKDGKKRTKSLTIPEGWTRFEIAKRVAAQFPTEPPVTEQEVLAMMDDVSLIQEIDPQAKNLEGYLYPTTYEFELGTPPKAVITKMVQQFKAVWQPEWDDLAQSIGRTKREIVIIASLIENESKVDAERPLVASVIYNRLEQGIPLGIDATNVYIAKLLGRWDGIIHKSDVEVDHPYNTRKVYGLPPGPISSASKSAFEAALKPAQTDNLYYVLNVDANDGSHHFYSTAAGFAQGKAAYQRWLAKQR, from the coding sequence ATGAAATTTGCCCACCTACTCCTGGTGCTTTTCTTGTTTGCGGCTTTAGCTGCCGGTGGTGTTGCCTATTGGCTGTACAATGCTTTGCATACGCCCGTAACCCACAATAGTGCAGAGGAGTACATCACTATCGAGCAGGGTTCGGCTTCCAGCAGTATAATCGAAGTCTTGGGCTATTATGGCGTTATCCAGGAACCTACCGCTACCAAAATCTACCTGAAATTCTTTAAGCCAGATGCAAAACTGGAAGCTGGAGATTACCTTTTCCCCTCGCCGATCAGTCCATTAGATGCGCTTGATTTATTGAAAGACGGCAAAAAACGCACCAAATCCCTTACCATTCCGGAGGGTTGGACCCGTTTTGAGATTGCCAAACGCGTAGCTGCTCAGTTCCCTACAGAACCACCTGTCACCGAGCAGGAGGTGCTGGCTATGATGGACGATGTGAGTCTCATCCAGGAGATTGATCCTCAAGCCAAAAACCTGGAAGGCTACCTCTACCCTACCACCTATGAGTTTGAATTGGGTACGCCCCCCAAAGCGGTTATCACGAAGATGGTACAGCAATTCAAAGCCGTCTGGCAACCCGAATGGGATGATCTAGCCCAAAGTATAGGCCGCACCAAGCGCGAAATCGTCATCATTGCCAGCCTCATTGAGAACGAGTCCAAAGTAGATGCGGAACGCCCCCTGGTGGCTTCTGTCATTTACAACAGATTGGAACAAGGCATCCCGCTGGGGATAGATGCAACGAACGTTTACATTGCCAAGTTGCTCGGCCGCTGGGATGGTATCATCCACAAAAGCGATGTCGAGGTAGACCATCCTTACAATACCCGCAAGGTATACGGCTTACCTCCCGGCCCCATCAGCTCCGCCAGCAAATCAGCTTTCGAAGCGGCGCTAAAGCCTGCCCAAACGGATAACCTGTACTACGTACTCAATGTGGATGCCAATGATGGGTCGCACCATTTCTACTCCACCGCTGCGGGTTTTGCCCAGGGGAAGGCGGCTTACCAGCGGTGGTTGGCGAAGCAGCGGTAG
- a CDS encoding BatA domain-containing protein: MQFIYPTFLWALLALAIPIIIHLFYFRRFKRVLFTNVKFLKEVKEETSMRSRLRNLLVLALRLLALAFLVFAFAQPFIPQNQEVKTGAKSVSVFVDNSFSMSALSQDVPLLEKAKQRARDVVRAFNVEDRFQILSNDFAGRNQRLVGQEEALALIDEITIGPAVRNLSTVTARQQQALNLGQNDNQAIYLISDFQKNITDLEEWQDSTVDLTLVPLQTVQERNVGLDSAWFEAPVPLLNQNNRLLVRIKNYSDEDLDNVRLSVRYNGQEKPEGVLSIPARSTLVDSVNININQPGWQDVTLSITDYPVQFDDQYHLSFRVAEKIKVLVLAPGANNRFLRAALEGLGIFAADFRSSQAIDYSSLSTYQMIIMEGLPSISSGLANELQAYAQQGGNLLVFPARNAELGSYRSFLTPFPANELREFDETPRTVGTINTEEFVFNDVFENRSASLRLPTTQGNFPLTSFGGRQEEVLMSYRDGSTYLAKYRSGLGHLYLLASPIDESTNDLVQNAEIFVPMLYKIAISAGTARPLAYTIGVDDVVETIHQVNAGGELVYKMRGSGEEFIPEQRIVGTKVFLSIDEQLSEAGFYELFLNPENPLDHFAFNYSRQESALDYYNADDLSAQLGERVDLIDTADDNAISSEIEERSQGIVLWRWCLILALIWLALEVLVLRFWKVS, encoded by the coding sequence ATGCAATTTATATATCCGACATTTTTATGGGCGCTACTGGCTTTAGCGATCCCAATCATCATTCACCTTTTCTATTTTCGGCGCTTTAAGCGCGTGCTTTTCACCAATGTGAAGTTTCTCAAAGAGGTGAAAGAAGAGACCAGTATGCGCTCGCGCTTGCGTAACCTGCTGGTGCTGGCCTTGCGATTATTGGCCCTCGCGTTTCTAGTATTTGCTTTTGCTCAACCTTTTATTCCTCAAAACCAGGAGGTAAAAACGGGAGCCAAATCCGTCAGCGTTTTTGTAGACAATTCCTTCAGTATGAGTGCGCTGAGCCAGGATGTGCCTTTGCTTGAAAAAGCAAAGCAACGGGCCCGCGATGTAGTAAGGGCTTTTAATGTGGAGGACCGTTTCCAGATCTTGAGCAACGACTTTGCGGGCCGCAATCAGCGACTGGTAGGGCAAGAGGAAGCACTGGCCTTGATTGATGAAATTACCATCGGCCCCGCAGTACGCAACTTGTCAACCGTGACAGCGCGTCAGCAACAAGCACTTAATCTTGGTCAAAACGACAACCAGGCCATCTATCTGATCTCTGATTTTCAAAAAAATATCACCGACCTGGAGGAATGGCAGGATAGTACGGTAGACCTGACCTTGGTACCTCTACAGACCGTCCAGGAAAGAAATGTGGGCCTGGATTCCGCCTGGTTCGAAGCCCCCGTGCCACTGCTCAATCAGAACAATCGCCTCTTGGTGCGGATCAAAAATTACAGCGACGAAGACCTGGATAATGTCCGGCTCAGCGTTCGCTACAATGGGCAGGAAAAACCGGAAGGGGTACTGAGTATTCCAGCGCGGAGCACCTTGGTAGATTCTGTGAATATCAATATCAATCAGCCGGGGTGGCAGGATGTAACCCTTAGTATTACCGATTACCCGGTGCAGTTTGATGACCAATACCACCTCAGTTTTCGCGTAGCTGAAAAGATAAAAGTGCTGGTGCTCGCCCCTGGTGCCAACAACCGTTTTCTGCGTGCCGCACTGGAAGGCTTGGGCATTTTTGCAGCCGATTTTCGTTCCAGTCAAGCGATCGACTACAGCAGCCTGAGCACCTACCAGATGATCATCATGGAAGGTCTGCCTAGCATTTCCAGTGGCTTGGCCAACGAGTTACAGGCTTACGCCCAACAAGGAGGGAACCTCCTGGTTTTTCCGGCTCGTAACGCCGAATTGGGCAGTTACCGTAGCTTTCTGACGCCTTTTCCGGCCAACGAGCTTCGCGAATTCGACGAAACACCACGCACCGTTGGTACCATCAATACCGAAGAGTTTGTCTTCAATGATGTCTTCGAGAACCGTTCGGCCAGTTTGCGCTTGCCGACTACCCAGGGAAATTTCCCGCTGACGAGCTTCGGCGGCCGCCAGGAAGAAGTGCTGATGAGTTACCGCGATGGATCCACTTACCTGGCTAAATATCGTTCCGGCTTGGGGCACCTTTACCTCTTGGCCAGCCCCATCGATGAAAGCACAAATGACCTGGTGCAGAATGCGGAAATTTTTGTGCCCATGCTCTATAAGATAGCCATCTCAGCGGGTACCGCCCGCCCACTGGCTTATACCATCGGTGTCGACGACGTGGTGGAGACCATCCATCAGGTAAATGCTGGTGGAGAACTGGTCTACAAAATGCGCGGCAGCGGCGAAGAGTTTATTCCGGAGCAAAGAATCGTAGGCACTAAAGTCTTTTTGAGTATCGACGAGCAACTTTCGGAAGCGGGTTTTTACGAACTTTTCCTCAACCCGGAAAACCCGCTGGACCATTTTGCTTTCAATTACAGCCGACAAGAATCAGCTCTCGATTATTACAATGCGGATGACCTGAGCGCCCAATTGGGGGAGCGCGTAGATCTGATTGATACGGCCGATGATAATGCGATCTCGTCGGAAATTGAGGAGCGCAGCCAGGGGATTGTCCTGTGGCGTTGGTGCCTGATTTTAGCCCTCATTTGGCTGGCGCTGGAAGTGCTGGTGTTGAGGTTCTGGAAGGTCTCCTAA
- a CDS encoding alanine racemase: MKLPGTATITVPTLLLDEHRCRANIRKMSEKAARAGVFFRPHFKTHQSLMIGRWLREEGVSGITVSSLQMAAYFSAEWDDITVAFPVNILEMDRINLLASKIRLNILVEDTQSLSFLKAHLTSPVGYFIKIDVGYGRTGLLPDNDRKINELLALAASPNLQFKGFLAHAGHTYGCRSVAAILAIHEQSRLTMIALKKRYQSLFPDLMVSLGDTPGCSVAEDFTGIDEIRPGNFVFYDLTQARIGSNTTDEIAVALACPVVALHPERNELVVYGGGVHFSKDRMEGEPEGTVFGRVVRQTASGWGEVIPGMYLRSLSQEHGVLVAPPEELVQYQVGDIVMILPVHSCMAANAMKRYLTLEGEWIARL; encoded by the coding sequence ATGAAATTACCAGGAACGGCAACAATCACAGTCCCCACACTCTTACTCGACGAGCATCGCTGCCGAGCAAACATTCGCAAGATGAGCGAGAAAGCAGCCCGTGCGGGTGTTTTTTTTCGTCCTCACTTTAAGACTCACCAATCATTGATGATCGGTCGCTGGTTGCGGGAAGAAGGAGTAAGCGGGATCACGGTTTCTTCTTTGCAAATGGCAGCTTATTTTTCCGCCGAATGGGATGATATCACGGTGGCTTTTCCCGTCAATATCTTAGAGATGGATCGTATCAACCTATTAGCCAGCAAGATTCGTTTGAACATTTTGGTAGAGGATACGCAGAGTCTGTCTTTTCTGAAAGCGCATTTGACGTCGCCAGTAGGTTATTTTATTAAAATAGATGTTGGCTATGGTCGTACCGGGCTTCTTCCTGATAACGATCGTAAGATAAATGAGCTGCTGGCTTTGGCGGCATCCCCGAATTTGCAGTTCAAGGGCTTTCTTGCGCATGCGGGACATACTTATGGCTGCCGATCGGTAGCCGCAATTTTGGCGATTCACGAACAGAGCCGCCTGACCATGATAGCATTGAAAAAGCGGTACCAATCCCTCTTTCCTGACTTGATGGTTTCTTTGGGAGATACGCCCGGCTGTAGTGTTGCCGAAGATTTTACGGGCATCGATGAAATCCGCCCCGGCAACTTTGTTTTCTATGACCTTACCCAAGCGCGTATTGGCTCCAATACCACAGATGAGATCGCAGTAGCACTGGCCTGCCCGGTAGTGGCGCTGCATCCTGAGCGCAATGAGTTGGTCGTCTACGGAGGAGGGGTACACTTTTCAAAAGACCGTATGGAGGGCGAACCCGAAGGAACGGTCTTCGGGCGAGTCGTCCGGCAAACTGCTAGCGGTTGGGGCGAAGTGATACCGGGTATGTACCTGCGCAGCTTGTCGCAGGAACACGGCGTACTTGTGGCCCCGCCGGAAGAACTGGTTCAATACCAGGTTGGCGACATAGTGATGATCTTACCCGTGCATTCCTGTATGGCAGCCAATGCCATGAAGCGTTACTTAACACTGGAAGGGGAATGGATAGCGCGTTTGTAA
- the queE gene encoding 7-carboxy-7-deazaguanine synthase translates to MELYKIKEIYYTLQGEGAQTGRPAVFCRFTGCNLWSGREEDRHKAICQFCDTDFWGTDGMNGGRYAATELAAKVASLWPGGGQPYVVCTGGEPLLQLDEPLIEAFHTCGFEVAVETNGTQPAPAGLDWICVSPKAGADIVLTQGHELKLVYPQKGAEPERYQDLAFNHFFLQPMDSPQQAENIEATVAYCLAHPQWRMSLQTHKVLNID, encoded by the coding sequence ATGGAATTGTACAAGATCAAAGAGATATACTATACCCTTCAGGGTGAGGGTGCCCAGACGGGTCGGCCAGCGGTATTTTGTCGCTTTACGGGGTGCAACCTGTGGAGTGGTCGGGAAGAAGATCGCCACAAAGCGATCTGCCAGTTTTGTGATACCGACTTCTGGGGTACCGATGGCATGAATGGTGGGCGTTATGCTGCGACCGAGCTAGCCGCCAAGGTGGCCAGCCTCTGGCCTGGTGGTGGGCAACCCTACGTCGTTTGTACTGGTGGAGAACCGCTATTGCAACTCGATGAACCCCTGATCGAAGCTTTCCACACCTGCGGCTTTGAGGTGGCCGTAGAAACCAATGGTACCCAACCCGCACCAGCAGGCCTGGACTGGATTTGTGTGAGCCCCAAGGCAGGTGCGGATATCGTGCTTACCCAGGGGCATGAACTTAAGCTCGTCTACCCTCAAAAAGGAGCGGAACCCGAGCGCTACCAAGATCTTGCTTTTAACCATTTTTTCCTCCAGCCGATGGATTCCCCGCAGCAGGCAGAAAACATTGAGGCAACGGTCGCCTACTGCCTGGCTCATCCACAGTGGCGGATGAGTTTGCAAACGCATAAGGTGCTAAATATCGATTAG